One genomic window of Cannabis sativa cultivar Pink pepper isolate KNU-18-1 chromosome 2, ASM2916894v1, whole genome shotgun sequence includes the following:
- the LOC133034319 gene encoding uncharacterized protein LOC133034319 — MDRIVSPLQSAFISGRWIAESSILSQELVQVIKKKKGKGGLMAIKVDMNKAYDRLEWSFLEKVLQSHDFSPHFIKMIMECVSSVTYSILLNGKPLPKFSPKRGIRQGNSISPFLFLLCNDVLSRIISKDQELGRIHGIQLARGAPAISHLMFADDTILFCRANSREAENLGKCLKVFEDWSGQRCSKPKSGILFSRNCPDSIRNEISLKLGIETMRGNEKHLGNPFLFTRSRQKDFDFLKSKLLSRLDGWRMKTLSIAGRMVSINSVAMALPAYTMTTNKLPISSCKEMDAIVRRFWWKGHLKDSQFLATKSWDSLCQPKCCGGLGFRRFEDFNLALLSKLAWMLACGNERPWIRSLKAKYFALESFWQVTPKASDSPGWRGILEARRIIVERAKTIIHNGEDIDIWFQPWIPWLNYTEFRDIMEGIRFKAPALRSVADLLYRQTRTWNVGFLKFLFGEELGIKISSIQINHQGSSDMVIWKGSNSGSFSVKSAYVSSQEVRFGGKDLLWKDIWHSGIHPRQSMILWRAIADALPTRSKYGGDTGTGCFFCNNSMETPLHLFGRCTLARAIWFGAPIPIHSEQVVGSDLTEFASGIITILKAAKMDGPLIWLASVMEIIWLWRNKLNRGVDVSINPEVILAEVKSRHSEMVESLYKNRSEHNVGSLKNSTVEGKVPFTPKVLIADGAFKNGKSGGAFIVIDYDSSIWEGKYFKGSQSDATGAEMEALNMALCWAEERIWNNFAVFSDSRVSLNALAIEKPPDWKLWPLFTEILLEEESLERFVFLMLIEMF, encoded by the coding sequence ATGGATCGCATCGTATCTCCGCTCCAATCGGCTTTTATCTCGGGGAGATGGATAGCTGAATCCTCTATCCTATCTCAAGAATTGGTTCAAgtcataaaaaagaaaaaagggaaGGGAGGTTTGATGGCCATTAAAGTTGATATGAACAAAGCCTATGATAGGCTTGAATGGAGTTTTCTAGAGAAGGTTCTTCAATCCCACGATTTCAGTCCTCATTTCATCAAGATGATTATGGAGTGTGTATCTTCTGTGACTTACTCTATCCTGCTCAATGGCAAACCTCTTCCTAAATTCAGTCCTAAGAGAGGAATTCGACAGGGAAACTCGATAtctccctttctttttcttctgtGCAATGATGTCTTATCTAGAATTATTTCTAAAGATCAAGAACTGGGGAGGATTCATGGTATTCAACTAGCGAGAGGAGCTCCGGCAATTTCCCACCTCATGTTCGCAGACGATACGATTCTCTTCTGCAGAGCAAATAGTAGAGAGGCTGAGAACCTTGGAAAATGTTTAAAGGTTTTTGAAGATTGGTCTGGCCAAAGATGTAGTAAACCAAAATCAGGTATTCTCTTTTCTAGAAACTGTCCTGATTCTATTCGAAATGAGATTTCTTTGAAATTGGGTATTGAAACAATGAGGGGCAACGAGAAACATCTGGGTAATCCCTTTCTCTTTACTAGAAGCCGTCAGAAAGATTTTGACTTTCTTAAATCAAAACTCCTTTCTCGGCTTGATGGGTGGAGGATGAAAACTCTGTCTATAGCAGGAAGAATGGTCTCCATTAATTCTGTTGCTATGGCTCTCCCTGCTTATACTATGACGACTAATAAACTCCCGATTTCCTCTTGTAAAGAGATGGATGCCATTGTGAGAAGATTTTGGTGGAAAGGTCATCTCAAAGACTCTCAATTTCTTGCTACTAAATCTTGGGATTCTCTCTGTCAACCTAAATGTTGTGGTGGGTTGGGTTTTAGAAGATTTGAAGATTTCAATTTGGCTCTATTGTCTAAACTGGCGTGGATGCTGGCTTGTGGTAATGAAAGACCGTGGATTAGATCCCTTAAAGCTAAATATTTTGCTCTTGAATCCTTCTGGCAAGTTACTCCTAAAGCTTCGGACAGTCCGGGGTGGAGGGGCATTCTTGAGGCGAGACGTATTATTGTTGAAAGAGCAAAAACAATTATCCACAATGGAGAAGACATCGATATATGGTTTCAACCTTGGATCCCATGGTTGAACTATACTGAATTTAGAGACATTATGGAAGGGATACGATTTAAAGCTCCTGCTCTCCGTTCAGTTGCTGATTTACTCTATCGTCAAACTCGAACTTGGAATGTGGGGTTTCTTAAATTTCTCTTTGGGGAGGAGTTAGGAATTAAGATCAGTTCGATCCAGATTAATCATCAAGGCAGTTCGGACATGGTTATTTGGAAGGGGTCAAACTCTGGAAGTTTTTCGGTAAAAAGTGCCTATGTATCAAGCCAAGAAGTGCGATTTGGTGGAAAAGATTTGCTCTGGAAAGATATATGGCATTCTGGTATTCACCCGAGACAGAGTATGATTCTGTGGAGGGCTATAGCGGATGCATTGCCTACTCGAAGCAAATACGGGGGTGATACTGGAACTGGATGCTTCTTTTGTAATAATAGTATGGAGACTCCTTTGCACCTGTTTGGCAGATGCACACTAGCCAGAGCAATCTGGTTTGGGGCCCCTATTCCCATCCACTCTGAGCAAGTTGTAGGGTCTGATCTGACCGAATTTGCCTCTGGTATCATCACCATTCTGAAAGCAGCAAAGATGGATGGGCCTTTAATTTGGTTGGCTTCTGTTATGGAGATTATTTGGCTTTGGAGAAACAAGCTGAACAGAGGGGTTGATGTTTCCATAAACCCGGAAGTGATCCTAGCTGAGGTCAAAAGTAGGCATTCTGAGATGGTTGAAAGCCTTTACAAGAATAGATCTGAACACAATGTAGGCTCTTTGAAGAACTCGACTGTTGAGGGGAAGGTACCTTTTACCCCAAAAGTTCTAATAGCAGATGGAGCCTTTAAAAATGGTAAGTCAGGTGGTGCGTTCATCGTTATTGACTACGATAGTAGTATTTGGGAAGGGAAGTATTTCAAAGGATCACAGTCTGATGCTACTGGTGCGGAGATGGAAGCCTTAAATATGGCGCTGTGTTGGGCTGAAGAAAGAATCTGGAACAATTTTGCTGTGTTTTCTGATTCTCGGGTTAGCTTGAATGCTCTTGCCATTGAGAAGCCACCTGATTGGAAACTTTGGCCTCTTTTCACTGAAATTCTGCTCGAAGAAGAAAGCTTGGAGAGATTCGTTTTTCTTATGTTAATCGAAATGTTCTAA